In a genomic window of Chrysemys picta bellii isolate R12L10 chromosome 1, ASM1138683v2, whole genome shotgun sequence:
- the OPN1SW gene encoding short-wave-sensitive opsin 1 — protein MSGEEDFYLFENVSSVGPWDGPQYHIAPLWAFYFQTAFMGFVFFAGVPLNVIVLVVTIKYKKLRQPLNYILVNICLGGFIFCSFSVFMVFISSSQGYFIFGRQACALEAFLGSVAGLVTGWSLAFLAFERYIVICKPFGNFRFSSKHALMAVAATWVIGIGVSIPPYFGWSRFIPEGLQCSCGPDWYTVGTKYRSEYYTWFLFIFCFIVPFSLICFSYSQLLGALRAVAAQQQESATTQKAEREVSRMVVVMVGSFCVCWVPYAAMAMYIVNNRNHGLDLRLVTVPAFFSKSSCVYNPIIYCFMNKQFRACIMETVCGKPITDESDVSSSAQKTEVSSVSTSQVSPS, from the exons ATGTCGGGGGAAGAAGACTTTTACCTCTTTGAGAACGTCTCCTCGGTGGGGCCCTGGGACGGGCCCCAGTACCACATCGCCCCACTCTGGGCCTTCTACTTCCAGACGGCCTTCATGGGCTTCGTGTTCTTCGCCGGCGTGCCCCTCAACGTCATCGTCCTCGTGGTCACCATCAAGTACAAGAAGCTGCGGCAGCCGCTCAACTACATCCTGGTCAACATCTGCCTGGGGGGCTTCATCTTCTGTTCCTTCTCCGTCTTCATGGTCTTCATCTCCAGCTCCCAGGGCTACTTCATCTTCGGGCGGCAAGCCTGCGCCCTGGAGGCCTTCCTAGGCTCCGTTGCAG GCCTGGTCACCGGGTGGTCCCTGGCCTTCCTGGCCTTTGAGCGCTACATCGTCATCTGCAAACCCTTCGGGAACTTCCGCTTCAGCTCCAAGCACGCCCTGATGGCGGTGGCGGCCACCTGGGTCATCGGCATCGGCGTCTCCATCCCGCCCTACTTCGGGTGGAGCCG GTTCATCCCCGAAGGCCTGCAGTGCTCCTGCGGCCCGGACTGGTACACGGTGGGGACCAAGTACAGGAGCGAATATTACACCTGGTTCCTCTTCATCTTCTGCTTCATCGTGCCCTTCTCGCTCATCTGCTTCTCCTACTCCCAGCTGCTGGGCGCCCTCCGAGCT GTAGCGGCCCAGCAGCAAGAGTCGGCCACCACCCAGAAGGCGGAGCGGGAGGTGTCCCgcatggtggtggtgatggtgggctccttctgcgtctgttgggtGCCCTACGCGGCCATGGCCATGTACATAGTGAACAACCGCAACCACGGCCTCGACTTGCGCCTCGTCACCGTCCCTGCCTTCTTCTCCAAGAGCTCCTGTGTCTACAACCCCATCATCTACTGCTTCATGAACAAACAG TTCCGCGCCTGCATCATGGAGACGGTGTGTGGGAAACCCATCACAGACGAGTCCGACGTGTCCAGCTCCGCCCAGAAAACCGAGGTCTCGTCCGTGTCCACCAGCCAGGTCAGCCCCAGCTGA